In Camelina sativa cultivar DH55 chromosome 16, Cs, whole genome shotgun sequence, a single window of DNA contains:
- the LOC104751814 gene encoding 40S ribosomal protein S25-2-like gives MAPKKDKVPPPSSKPAKSGGGKQKKKKWSKGKQKEKVNNMVLFDQGTYDKLLTEAPKFKHITPSILSDRMRINGSLARRAIRELMAKGLIRMVSAHSSQQIYTRATNT, from the exons ATG GCGCCTAAGAAGGATAAGGTTCCACCGCCGTCATCAAAGCCGGCTAAATCCGGAGGtggaaagcaaaagaagaag AAGTGGAGCAAGGGAAAGCAAAAGGAGAAGGTGAACAACATGGTCTTGTTTGATCAAGGCACTTATGACAAGCTTCTCACTGAAGCACCTAAGTTCAAGCACATTACTCCATCGATTCTCTCTGACCGTATGAGG ATTAATGGGTCTCTAGCAAGGAGGGCAATAAGGGAGCTAATGGCTAAGGGTTTGATCAGGATGGTATCTGCTCACTCGAGCCAGCAGATCTACACTCGTGCCACCAACACTTAA
- the LOC104751815 gene encoding probable glucose-1-phosphate adenylyltransferase large subunit, chloroplastic isoform X1 produces the protein MGKKMDSSYTFALGTSSSILPKLSFKNVENRFWGDKINNNNGFLKRFRSDFGSKKFGNRKFKHGVVYAVATSNNPKEAMVVKPSMFERRKADPKNVAAIILGGGNGAKLFPLTKRAATPAVPVGGCYRLIDIPMSNCINSCINKIFVLTQFNSASLNRHLARTYFGNGINFGGGFVEVLAATQTPGEAGKKWFQGTADAVRKFLWVFEDAKNRNIENILILSGDHLYRMNYMDFVQSHVDSNADVTLSCAPVSESRASNFGLVKMGRGGRVIQFSEKPTGIDLKSMQTDTTMLGLSHEEATDTPYIASMGVYCFKTEALLNLLTRQYPSSNDFGSEVIPAAIRDHDVQGYIFRDYWEDIGTIKTFYEANLALVEERPKFEFYDPDTPFYTSPRFLPPTKTEKCRMVDSIISHGCFLRECSVQRSIIGERSRLDYGVELQDTLMLGADYYQTESEIASLLAEGKVPIGIGKDTKIRKCIIDKNAKIGKNVVIMNKGDVQEADRPEEGFYIRSGITVIVEKATIQDGTVI, from the exons ATGG GTAAAAAGATGGATTCTTCTTACACCTTTGCCTTGGGGACAAGCAGTTCTATTTTGCCAAAACTCAGTTTCAAGAACGTAGAAAACAGATTTTGGGGTGataagatcaacaacaacaatggttttttaaaacgttttagaTCAGATTTTGGCTCCAAGAAGTTTGGGAATCGAAAGTTCAAGCACGGTGTTGTTTACGCTGTTGCCACTTCAAATAATCCAAAAGAGGCTATG GTAGTGAAGCCTTCGATGTTTGAGAGAAGAAAGGCAGACCCGAAAAACGTGGCTGCAATCATTCTAGGAGGAGGCAATGGAGCTAAACTCTTCCCTCTTACAAAGAGAGCCGCAACACCTGCT GTTCCTGTTGGTGGATGTTACAGGTTGATTGATATCCCGATGAGTAACTGCATAAATAGCTGCATCAACAAGATCTTTGTGCTTACACAGTTCAACTCTGCTTCCCTCAATCGACATTTAGCTCGTACTTATTTTGGGAATGGCATAAACTTTGGAGGTGGTTTCGTAGAG GTTCTTGCTGCTACGCAAACACCAGGGGAAGCTGGGAAGAAGTGGTTTCAAGGAACAGCTGATGCTGTCAGAAAATTCCTCTGGGTGTTTGAG GATGCCAAGAACAGGAACATTGAGAACATACTTATTTTGTCTGGAGATCATCTCTATAGAATGAACTACATGGATTTTGTTCAG TCTCATGTAGATAGTAACGCAGATGTTACTCTTTCGTGCGCACCAGTCAGTGAAAG CCGTGCATCGAATTTTGGTCTAGTGAAGATGGGCAGAGGAGGGCGTGTTATCCAATTCTCCGAGAAACCAACAGGAATCGATCTAAAATCAATG CAAACTGACACAACAATGCTTGGACTGTCCCATGAAGAAGCAACAGATACTCCATACATAGCATCAATGGGAGTTTATTGTTTCAAAACTGAAGCTTTGCTGAACCTTCTAACAAGACAGTATCCGAGTTCCAATGACTTTGGATCTGAAGTTATTCCTGCAGCCATAAGAGATCATGATGTTCAA GGATACATATTCCGGGATTACTGGGAGGATATTGGAACTATAAAGACATTCTATGAGGCTAACTTAGCTCTTGTTGAGGAG CGACCAAAATTTGAGTTCTATGATCCAGACACTCCATTCTACACATCTCCTCGGTTCCTCCCACCAACCAAAACTGAGAAATGCCGT ATGGTAGATTCCATAATCTCACACGGATGTTTCCTGCGAGAATGCAGCGTTCAACGTTCCATCATTGGTGAAAGGTCACGTCTAGACTATGGAGTTGAGCTTCAG GATACATTGATGTTAGGTGCAGATTACTACCAAACTGAATCTGAGATTGCATCACTATTAGCAGAAGGAAAGGTTCCAATAGGTATTGGTAAAGACACAAAGATCAG GAAATGCATCATTGACAAGAATGCCAAGATCGGTAAAAACGTGGTCATCATGAACAAAGGA GATGTTCAAGAAGCGGATAGGCCAGAGGAAGGATTCTACATTCGATCTGGAATCACTGTGATAGTCGAAAAAGCGACAATTCAAGACGGTACTGTCATATGA
- the LOC104751815 gene encoding probable glucose-1-phosphate adenylyltransferase large subunit, chloroplastic isoform X2 encodes MDSSYTFALGTSSSILPKLSFKNVENRFWGDKINNNNGFLKRFRSDFGSKKFGNRKFKHGVVYAVATSNNPKEAMVVKPSMFERRKADPKNVAAIILGGGNGAKLFPLTKRAATPAVPVGGCYRLIDIPMSNCINSCINKIFVLTQFNSASLNRHLARTYFGNGINFGGGFVEVLAATQTPGEAGKKWFQGTADAVRKFLWVFEDAKNRNIENILILSGDHLYRMNYMDFVQSHVDSNADVTLSCAPVSESRASNFGLVKMGRGGRVIQFSEKPTGIDLKSMQTDTTMLGLSHEEATDTPYIASMGVYCFKTEALLNLLTRQYPSSNDFGSEVIPAAIRDHDVQGYIFRDYWEDIGTIKTFYEANLALVEERPKFEFYDPDTPFYTSPRFLPPTKTEKCRMVDSIISHGCFLRECSVQRSIIGERSRLDYGVELQDTLMLGADYYQTESEIASLLAEGKVPIGIGKDTKIRKCIIDKNAKIGKNVVIMNKGDVQEADRPEEGFYIRSGITVIVEKATIQDGTVI; translated from the exons ATGGATTCTTCTTACACCTTTGCCTTGGGGACAAGCAGTTCTATTTTGCCAAAACTCAGTTTCAAGAACGTAGAAAACAGATTTTGGGGTGataagatcaacaacaacaatggttttttaaaacgttttagaTCAGATTTTGGCTCCAAGAAGTTTGGGAATCGAAAGTTCAAGCACGGTGTTGTTTACGCTGTTGCCACTTCAAATAATCCAAAAGAGGCTATG GTAGTGAAGCCTTCGATGTTTGAGAGAAGAAAGGCAGACCCGAAAAACGTGGCTGCAATCATTCTAGGAGGAGGCAATGGAGCTAAACTCTTCCCTCTTACAAAGAGAGCCGCAACACCTGCT GTTCCTGTTGGTGGATGTTACAGGTTGATTGATATCCCGATGAGTAACTGCATAAATAGCTGCATCAACAAGATCTTTGTGCTTACACAGTTCAACTCTGCTTCCCTCAATCGACATTTAGCTCGTACTTATTTTGGGAATGGCATAAACTTTGGAGGTGGTTTCGTAGAG GTTCTTGCTGCTACGCAAACACCAGGGGAAGCTGGGAAGAAGTGGTTTCAAGGAACAGCTGATGCTGTCAGAAAATTCCTCTGGGTGTTTGAG GATGCCAAGAACAGGAACATTGAGAACATACTTATTTTGTCTGGAGATCATCTCTATAGAATGAACTACATGGATTTTGTTCAG TCTCATGTAGATAGTAACGCAGATGTTACTCTTTCGTGCGCACCAGTCAGTGAAAG CCGTGCATCGAATTTTGGTCTAGTGAAGATGGGCAGAGGAGGGCGTGTTATCCAATTCTCCGAGAAACCAACAGGAATCGATCTAAAATCAATG CAAACTGACACAACAATGCTTGGACTGTCCCATGAAGAAGCAACAGATACTCCATACATAGCATCAATGGGAGTTTATTGTTTCAAAACTGAAGCTTTGCTGAACCTTCTAACAAGACAGTATCCGAGTTCCAATGACTTTGGATCTGAAGTTATTCCTGCAGCCATAAGAGATCATGATGTTCAA GGATACATATTCCGGGATTACTGGGAGGATATTGGAACTATAAAGACATTCTATGAGGCTAACTTAGCTCTTGTTGAGGAG CGACCAAAATTTGAGTTCTATGATCCAGACACTCCATTCTACACATCTCCTCGGTTCCTCCCACCAACCAAAACTGAGAAATGCCGT ATGGTAGATTCCATAATCTCACACGGATGTTTCCTGCGAGAATGCAGCGTTCAACGTTCCATCATTGGTGAAAGGTCACGTCTAGACTATGGAGTTGAGCTTCAG GATACATTGATGTTAGGTGCAGATTACTACCAAACTGAATCTGAGATTGCATCACTATTAGCAGAAGGAAAGGTTCCAATAGGTATTGGTAAAGACACAAAGATCAG GAAATGCATCATTGACAAGAATGCCAAGATCGGTAAAAACGTGGTCATCATGAACAAAGGA GATGTTCAAGAAGCGGATAGGCCAGAGGAAGGATTCTACATTCGATCTGGAATCACTGTGATAGTCGAAAAAGCGACAATTCAAGACGGTACTGTCATATGA